In a genomic window of Vibrio marisflavi CECT 7928:
- a CDS encoding lysoplasmalogenase family protein, with product MWLIVSALFLVHVIFNNQLPRWLYFASRYLPTVLIVGYLLTFSSGYPQYVYMISLGLLLTSLSDFSSMQPTSKKILTDSVLVISHLVCFFAFFLMLHNEPTAWLSIVIICTAVIIYLLILPSLANYKVFFAIYFAVISMLIWSSAEYWLDTRSLPAMYALVSSISLILYGTFFNITKFKPSWWLSSQTMTITFFAFQALLALSVQTL from the coding sequence ATGTGGTTAATTGTTTCGGCTTTATTTTTAGTACACGTAATATTCAACAATCAACTACCGAGATGGTTATACTTTGCAAGTCGATACTTACCAACAGTATTAATTGTTGGCTACTTATTAACATTCAGCTCCGGCTACCCTCAATACGTGTACATGATATCTTTGGGCTTGCTGCTTACATCATTAAGTGACTTTAGTAGTATGCAACCCACTAGCAAAAAAATACTGACAGACTCTGTGCTAGTGATATCTCACCTGGTGTGCTTTTTTGCATTTTTTCTTATGTTGCACAACGAGCCAACAGCATGGCTTTCAATTGTCATTATTTGCACAGCAGTAATAATTTACCTGCTTATCTTACCTAGCCTCGCCAATTATAAAGTATTCTTTGCTATCTACTTTGCTGTGATTTCCATGCTTATTTGGTCATCAGCAGAATATTGGCTAGATACTAGAAGCCTCCCCGCTATGTATGCATTGGTTAGTAGTATCTCCTTAATTCTTTACGGCACTTTTTTTAACATTACCAAGTTTAAACCGTCTTGGTGGCTTAGTAGCCAAACAATGACTATAACTTTCTTTGCCTTTCAGGCTTTGCTGGCTTTATCAGTTCAAACGTTATAG